ATCATATGTAAAATTAACGGTTACATCCGTGGCATTGGCGTGCTTGATCACGTTTTGAAAACTCTCCTGCATCATGCGGAATAAAATGAGCTTTTTTTCGTTTTTTATAACCCGTTCATCCCCTGTGCTATTAAGCGAAACCCGTATGATACCGGTTTGGCTTATTCGTTGTAATTCGTGCTTTACCATCTCGGGTAAATCTGAAAACAAAACACGCTCGGGGCTCAGGCTTTTGGCAATATCACGCAAATCGGTCATGGCTTTGCTAACGTTTTGTTTGGCTTCGGCCAACAAGGTTTTGTTCATAACCTCCTGTTGGTCCATAATATTCAGTTGCACTTTTAATACACTTAACGTTTGCCCAACGTTGTCATGAATTTCCATGCTGATGGTATCGAAGCTTTGTTCCTGTATTTCCAGCTGCGATTTTAGCAGCTGTTCGTTAAAGTTCGTCTTCATTGTTTCCCGCTCGTTAATAAACCTGTTGCTTTTGGCCCGCTGCAATAAAACCACAAAAAAAAGGAAGCCTAACAATAGCAACAGTAAAATAGTGACGAAGCAAATGGAAAATATTACTTGTTCTTTATCCATGTTTTTTTACATAAGAAGCCAATCGTAAAAAAACCGTATTCTATTACGCTAAGCGATGTAGTGATGATACCGTATACGCGCCCTTCGGGATCAAGTTTATTTGTAATTATATAATCGAAGAAACATAAATAAAGAAAATCTCCTACCGCTGCTATCATAATTCCGGTTGCTATCCAGAACATTGGGGTTCTAAAGAAACTAACATATTCATCAGCCATTAAAAGTTCTGTAAGATATAACATACAACAAAGCAAAGTAAGAAACTTGCCGGCGTTGCTTGCAAAAGGACTATAGATGAAAAAATGGCCCTGAATAAAAACCTCATAGATGTAGACCAATGTAAAAGTCAGGGCAATGAAAATTACTATGTTCTTAAAGATTTTCCGGCCGAGTGCTTTAAAAAAAACAACGAATAAAAATTCGAACTCAAAAAGTGTATAGCAATTAAAGATAAAATGGTTGCTTTTTTTTAATAATGCAGAATAAA
The genomic region above belongs to Mucilaginibacter sp. KACC 22773 and contains:
- a CDS encoding sensor histidine kinase encodes the protein MDKEQVIFSICFVTILLLLLLGFLFFVVLLQRAKSNRFINERETMKTNFNEQLLKSQLEIQEQSFDTISMEIHDNVGQTLSVLKVQLNIMDQQEVMNKTLLAEAKQNVSKAMTDLRDIAKSLSPERVLFSDLPEMVKHELQRISQTGIIRVSLNSTGDERVIKNEKKLILFRMMQESFQNVIKHANATDVTVNFTYDTDNLKIEITDNGKGFDSQSSTCKQHGLGLQNIVKRAAIIGGKAIIESGADIGTTITIITPYE